The segment TGCACCGAGTTCGGGATCCTTGCTCCGACGTCGACCCGGCTACTGGGCCGGTGCCTTCGGTTTCTGGGGCGTCGAGAACCGGGAGGCTGCAGTACGGCTCGTACCCGCTACCCCTCTACTCGGTCCGAATCACACCAACGTCGAATTGAAGGCGTGCGACGCTTCCGCCAATCCGTACCTGGCGCTTGCCGTCACGATCGCGGCCGGCCTGTCGGGAGTGGCGGATGACGCGCAGTTGTCGCCACCGGTTCAGGAGGATGTGGGCGGCTGGGACGATGCCCGTCGCGACGCCGCCGGTATCTCCCCACTCGCGACGACGCATGCGCAACAACGTGAGAACCTACTGTCGTCCACGCTGGTCGCAGACGTGTTGGGCGTGGAGCTTCTGGGCGCATTCGTAGCCTGCCGGGACGCCGACGCCGCGTGGGCGGAGAGCCACACCGAGGACGAACTGCTGGAATCGCTGCGCTGGATCTACTGACATGCTGCGACAATTCCCCGGCGTAGGCGCAATCGTCTCGGCCCTCGACAGCGCTCTGCCACAACCGGATCAGCTCTGCGGACCGTTCTCGGCATCGATAGCGCTGACCGCCGTCGTCGGCGACACACCGGACGTCACTGCGCTCGCGATCGCATCGGGATCCGCGATCTGGCCGGGCGAGATCGACTCGGCCCGCCCTCCCGGAACGCCGAGGCTCACCGACGGGTGGGATTCCCTTCCGAGGGCCGCATCGATCGACACGGCCGGGACCACAGCGGCAGGTCTTGCGACGGGTATCGAGACGGCGACCGAAGGACGCGTCGCAGTGGTTCCGATCATGGGGCCCGGTGCCGAGGGTCTGCGCCTGCTACTCGCCCGCCTTGCCGACGTACAGTTCCGATTCGGCCTGCTGGCGAACGTCCACACCGCGGAACTGACCGAATTCGATTGGAGCGTAGGCCATTTCGTGACCATCCTGGGAATGGACACTGTCGAGGACGTGGTCGGGATCGCCGATACCTATCGAGAGCTCGGAGTCTCGGGTATGCCACCCGGATGTCGAACCGTTCCCATCGACGCTCTCGCGTCGTCGATGTCCGAGCGTGGCCTTCTTCTGTTTGTCGACAACGACGGCCGTCGTGCTGCGCTGGATCTGACTCGGTCACTCGATCTACGAAACGACGTGTGGTCGGTATGAGATGGGAGAGGTGAGCAAACGCGAAATGGGCGTGGGTTCCTTTCGGAACCCACGCCCATCAGCGTGGTGTGGTGAAGCCCGGAGGCCTCAGATCACCAGGAGCTCTTGCGAACTCCGGGAAGCTCTCCGGCGTGTGCCATCTCGCGCACGCAGATACGGCAGAGGCCGAACTTGCGGAACACGGAATGGGGACGGCCGCAGCGGTTGCAGCGAGTGTATGCACGCACCGCGAACTTCGGCTTCTTGTTGGCCTTGTTGACCAATGCCTTCTTCGCCATGGACTCAGTTCTCCTTGAACGGGAAGCCGAGGTGCTTGAGCAGCGCGCGGCCTTCTTCGTTGTTGGTTGCGGTGGTTACTACGGTGATGTCCATGCCGCGCGGACGGTCGATCTTGTCCACGTCGATCTCGTGGAACATCGACTGCTCGTTGAGGCCGAACGTGTAGTTTCCGTTGCCGTCGAACTGCGTGCCCGAGAGGCCGCGGAAGTCCCTGATTCGGGGAAGGGCAATGGAGACCAGACGGTCGAGGAACTCCCACATGCGGTCGCCACGGAGGGTGACGCGTGCGCCGATGGGCATTCCTTCGCGCAGCTTGAACTGTGCGATGGACTTGCGTGCCTTGCGGATCTCCGGCTTCTGGCCGGTGATGGCAGCGAGGTCGGCAACTGCACCGTTGATCAGCTTGGCGTCACGGGCGGCGTCGCCGACACCCATGTTGACGACGACCTTGACGATGCCGGGGATCTGCATGACGTTCTCGTATGCAAATTCGGTGTTCAGGGCGTCTTTGATCTCGGCGCGGTAGCGCGCCTTGAGGCGGGGCTGTTCGCCCGCGATGTTTTCGGTGGTAGTCATCTCAGATGTCCTTCCCGTTCTTCCGGGAAACACGAACGCGCTTGCCGGTTTCTTCGTCGGTCCGGTAGCCCACGCGAGTGGGGTTGCCGTCCGAGTCGACCACTGCGACGTTCGATACGTGGATCGGGGCTTCCTGGGTGACGATGCCACCCGAGGATGCTCCGCGCTGGTTGGCGGAGACCGCGGTGTGCTTCTTGATGCGGTTCACACCCTCGACGAGAACCTTGGAGTCAGCGGGGTAGGCCTGAATGACCTTGCCCTTGGCACCCTTGTCCTTGCCTGCGATCACGAGAACGGTGTCGCCCTTGTGCACCTTCATTTACAGCACCTCCGGGGCGAGCGAGACGATCTTCATGAACTTCTTCTCACGCAGCTCACGGCCGACCGGGCCGAAGATACGAGTTCCACGGGGATCGTTGTCCGGCTTGATCAGCACCGCAGCGTTCTCGTCGAAACGGATGTACGAGCCATCCGGACGGCGACGCTCCTTGATGGTGCGGACGATGACGGCCTTGACGACCTCACCCTTCTTGATGTTTCCACCGGGAATGGCGTCCTTCACCGTAGCTACGATGATGTCGCCGATTCCGGCGTAGCGACGTGACGAACCACCGAGAACGCGGATGCAAAGGATTTCCTTCGCGCCCGTGTTATCAGCGACGCGTACTCGCGACTCCTGCTGAATCACTAACTTCTCCTTGACCTGGATGTACGTACGTGCCGGATTTCCGTCCCGACACGCGCGGTCGGCTGCTGGGTGCGGGCACACGAAGGGACACCGCTGCCACAGGCAACCGGTCAAGTGTAGGGGAACCGACCCCCGGGATCCAAATCGCTTTCGCTCCAGCACCGGCCGTCGCCTGCGAACTCGGAACTCTCGGTACGGTTTCGGGGATGGGACATCTTGGGATCAGCGAGGCGCGGCGATGACGTCGACGGATGACGACGGCGGATGGTGGTCGAGTCTGCCACTGGATCGCGTCGTCCGACTGCACGGTGCCACCGAGCGCGAACTCGCCGAGTCCGTGAATCCTCTGCCGTCGGATTCGCCCTCGATCGTGTTCTTCGCGGTCGATCCCACGACGGCGAGTCGTGCCGTCGATCTCGTCGATGCGGTGGTCGCGGAGTTAGAGAACGCGGCAGTCGACTCGATTCCGCTGTTGCTCACCGAACTCGATCACCACGAAGGCTCGTCGACGTTGGATCGGCGCGCTGCACGCGTCGCGGCTGTGCGGCTCGCCGGCGACACCGCACACTTCGGCCCGTACGTCGGGTCACTCGCAGACGCCGCGGTCGCGGGCCGGTTGCCGCGTCGAACCGCATTCACCGTCGAGACCCGAGCCGCAGGGTCGGCCCGAGTCCTTGCCTCGGCTCAGCATCGAAGCACTGCTGCCCTCGTGTTGGTCGTGCCCGCCGGAATGGATGCCGGAGTCGTCGCAGCGGCGGCGGAATGGTTGTGCGCCCACGCCGAGGCCGCCGTGTGGGTGACTGGCGACGGGGCCTCGAACATGGACCGATTCCCGTCGGTCTCGGTACGTGCGCCGGAAGTACCCGATGGTGTCAGCACTGTCCTCGACCGATTCCGACCGCTGAGCTATCCCCCGATCGCGGGTCACCCTCACCCGGCAAGCGAACCCGAGAAGCGCCTGTGTCGCGCGCTGGACGCCCACGACTGGGCCACCGGGCGTGAGCACAACCGCTCGATCCGACTCGGCGAGCTCAGCCGTCCGTTCACTGTCGACGTACTGTGGCGCACCGAGAAGGTCGTGGTGGAGATAGACGGCAACGAGCATCGGGCCGTCGACCGGTTCGCCGAGGACCGCGTCCGTGACAACCAGCTGCAGACACACGGCTACATGGTGTTGCGCTTCACCAACGCTCAGGTGATCGACGATCCGCAACGTGCGGTCGCTACCATCCGCGAGGCAGTATCGAGAAGACGATCGAAGGGGGATCCTCGATGAGTACCGAAGACCTGAACGGGACCGAAATAGCAGTGCTGCTCGTCCTGATGGCCGAAGCGAGTCCGGTCAAGAACTCCGAGCTCAAGACGATGGGCCCCGAACTCAAGAAGACACCCCGCGACAAACTGGAGAAGTCCGGTCTTATCGACGTGAACCGGAACGTCACTCCGATGACACTCGAACTCACCGACAAGGGGTGGCGGATCTGCGGCGAACTCATCGGTGGGGAACCACCGGCTCGATCGACCGGTGCCGGTAAGGCCATGTTCACCGTGTTGGCGGGGTTGCGTCGGTGGCTCGATCGCACCGACAGCCGCCCGGCGGATGTGTTCTCGCCGCGAACAGATGAGCCTGCGCCCGTCGAGAAGACCGAGACGACGGTCGACATCGAAGGCTCGATTCGCGCGGCCTATGCCCGGCTCGCGCGCGAACCCGGCAGCACCGTTCGGCTCTCCAGGCTGCGAAACGAGTTGCGCGACATACCTCGAAGCGATCTCGATGACGCCCTTGCGCGTCTGCGTCGCGCGGCAGACGTCTCGTTGATACCCGAGGAAAATCAGAAGACGCTGACCGATGAGGAACGCGCCGCGGCCGTCGTCGTCGGAAATCAGCAGAACCACCTTCTCTCGATCGAACCATGATGGGCGTTGAGTCGACGATGACGGACAACGAGCAGATCCGAGCTCTCGAATCGGTGCGGTTGAGCTGGGCACCGACCCCCGACGACGTGTGGCGTTCGCAGTCGAACGTGCACGTGCCGGGAATGCACGAACGTGTGTTCCTCGAGGTGATGAATGCCTACGACGACGCGGACGCCTCCGATGACGCCAGTCCGCTGGGGGTCGTCGTGCGCGGCCCGGCCGGTTCGGGCAAGACGCATCTGCTCGGCCAGGTACGAGAAGAAGTGCAGCTCAAGGGCGGCTACTTCTTTCTGATCAGGTTGCTCGACGCTGCCGGATTCTGGCGCTCGACGCTGATGGGGATGCTCGACGACCTGATGCGTCCGTCGGGACGCGGATCGGACAGCCAGCTCGGGCTGTTGCTCCGACGCCTGTGCGAGATCGGCGAGATCCCCGAGGATCAGCGTGCAAAGATCATGGGCGAGAACATGATCGACTCGGACACGTTGAACGATTTCGTCACTGCGGTGTACAAGGTTCACCCCCGCCATCGACGGACGTCGCAGCACACGCTGCGCGCGCTCGTACTGTCCATCGCGCCCGATTCGGCCGTTCAGGATCTGGGTGACGCGTACCTGCAGTCGATCGACGATGTCGATCCCGACGAGTTCTCGGCCTGGGGCATTCGCCGGGCCGAGCTCGGCCATCAGGGCATCGCCGAGAACATCTCGCGCCTGCTCGCCATCACCGGTCCGACGATTCTCGCGATCGACCAGATCGACACGCTCGTGGCGCAGTCTCGTACCGGATCGGATCAGGAGTTCGCCGATGCGCAGGAAGACAAGGTCGTCGAGCAGCTCGCACACGGCTTGATGTCGTTGCGCGAGACGCTCCCCCGCACTGCCTCCGTGCTCTCCGCGTTGTCGAGCGCCTGGGAACTGATCGCCGCGCGCGGCGTCGCGCCGATGCGTGACCGCTTCCGAGTCACCCAGTCTCTCAAGCCGATTCCCTCGTCGGACATCGGACGGCTGCTTCTCGGACGACGTCTGGCAGCGTGTTTCCTCGAAGCCGGGTTCATCCCGCCGCACCCCACGTGGCCGGTCGCGCCCGACGCGTTCGAGCAGGCCCCGGATTTCACTCCGCGCCAGCTTCTCATCGCCGTCGATCGGCACATCAGGCATTGCCTCGACACCGGCGTCGCGTCGGAGCTGGAGAGCTTCACCGACAGGTCCGGTCCAACCGATGCGCCGGACCTGCCCACCGCACGGGTCAACGAACTCGACGCGCTCGACGATCGATACAAGCGACTGTGCGAACAGGTGGACGTGTCGGTTCCGTTGGCACCCGACAGTGAGGACTCGATCGTTCCCGCACTGCTGTCGGCGGGATTGACCGCGTGGATTCACGAACATCAGTCGTCCGACGACAGCCTGGCTCAGGACCCACCGCCGAGCGGAAAGCCGGCGCTGCACGCGCGCCTGCGTCACACCGTCGATACCGATACCGACGACGAGGAGCACTGGTGCTTCCGTGCGGTCACGTCCGGCAACGCTCGCGCCGCGTTGGCCCGGGTCGAGCGGGCAGTGACGACGGCGGGCCTGCGCATCGACATGCCGAGGCGACGGCTGATCCTGATCAGGAACGACCCGTGGCCCAACGGCGCGAAAACCGAGCAGACGATCGCGGCCCTGCGCCGCGCCGGCGGCATCGTGGTGCCCCTCGGCGACGAGGACCGCAGGTCCCTGGCGGCATTGTCGATCCTGTTGGCCGAGAACTCCCCCGCGCTCACATCCTGGTTGCTCGCACGCAAGCCGGCACACGATGTCGAACTCTTCGGGGCGGTGCTGCCCGCTGTGAGTGTCGTCGACGACGACACCGCGCTCATCGAACCCGAGACACCCAGCGTTGCCGCGCAGCCCGCGGTGTCGCGGCGGCCGTCGATCGTGGTCGGTGCCGAACTGAGCACCGGTGCGGATGTCGCCATTCCACTCGAAGCGCTGCGCAAGCACACGGCGATCTTCGCGGGATCCGGCTCGGGCAAGACGGTTCTGATCCGCCGGCTGGTGGAAGAGTGTGCCCTGCAGGGTGTTTCGGCGATCGTGCTGGACGTCAACAACGACCTGGCTCGGCTCGGCACCGCGTGGCCCGAGGACGAGAGGACGTGGCCTCCGGGTGACGAGGCCAAGGCAGCGGCGTACCTACGCGACACCGACGTCGTGGTGTGGACGCCGCGTAAGTCGGCCGGTCGGCCGCTCAGCTTCCAGCCGCTACCCGACTTCGCCAGTGTCGTGGGCGACGCGGACGAGTTTGAGGCCTCGGTCGAGTCCGCCTTGGCCTCGCTCGAACCGGCCGCGGGTGTCCTCGGCACGTCCCAGAAGGCCAAACATGGTCGGGCAGTGCTGAAATCGGCCCTCGATCAGTTCGGTCGCCGTTCGCGGGGCGGGGATCTGTCGGACTTCATCGACCTGTTGGAAGAATTCCCCGAGGACGCGAGCGAGATGCGCGATGCGGTGCGCATCGCTGCCGGACTGGCCGAGAATCTCAAGGCCGCCGCCGCGAACGATCCGATGTTCGCAGGAGCGGGCACGCCGGTCGACCCTGCTGTCCTACTGACACCGGCCGAGGGCAAGAAAGCCCGGGTATCGGTGATCAACCTCGCGGGGCTGACCACCGACGAGCAGAAGCAGAGCTTCGTCAATCAACTCCAGATGGGGCTGTTCGCCTGGATCAAGAAGAACCCGGCGGGCGACCGGCCACTCGGAGGTTTGTTCGTCATGGACGAGGCGCAGAATTTCGCACCCTCCGACCGGAGCACTGCGGCAACCCACAGCACCCTGGCCCTGGCGTCGCAGGCGCGAAAGTACGGACTGGGACTGGTGTTCGCCACGCAATCTCCGAAGGGCCTGCACAACCGCATCGCGGGCAATGCGTCCACTCAGTTCTACGGCCTGCTCAACAGTCCATCGCAGGTCGAGGCCGCCAAGGAGATGGCGCGGGTGAAGGGTGGCTCGGTTCCCGACGTCGGACGCCTGCCTGCAGGTCAGTTCTACGCGGCGGTGGAGGGCGCAGAATTCCGACGCACCGCCACTCCACTGTGCCTGTCCTACCATCCGAAGAGTCCGCCCACCGAGGAAGAAGTCATCGCGTTGGCTCAGCTGTGACGACCACCCGACGGATGGGCAGGACAGCCGCTCGTGTCCCGGTCATCGCACCACACCGATACCAGGAATGCGATGCGCCGAGTCTCGACTTCGGTGCCGATTGCACCCGTATCGTGGATGCCTGCAGCCTGATCGGCAGTCGGAGTAGTTCGTGAGCGTCATGTATACGGCACAGTCCGTCGAACTATTCGGGGTCACCCTCGTGGGAGTCAGCATCACGACCGGCGTGAAGCTGGTGGTCACCGCCGTCTTCGTCACCATCGTGCTCGCTCTGCGCCGGCTGGTGTTGGCACTCACGCGCCGATCCCTCGGGGGCGAGGTCGGTGATTCGCGGCGATTCTGGGCGCGCCAGGGCCTGCAGGTGATCGTCGCCGTAGTTCTCGTGCTGGGCCTGGTATCGATTTGGGTGACCCCGAATACCGATATCACCACCGGCGTCGGATTGATCAGTGCAGGTTTGGCTTTCGCTTTGCAGCAGGTGATCACCTCGCTGGCCGCCTACTTCGTGATCCTGCGAGGGGACACCTTCGGAATCGGCGACAGGATCACTCTGGGCGGTGTGCGCGGTGACGTCGTCCGTCTCGGCTTTCTCAAGACCACGATCATGGAGATGGGCCAACCGCCGGCTGTGTCGGACTCCGATCCCGCAATCTGGGTCAACTCGCGCCAGTACACCGGACGCCTGGTCACCGTCACCAACGGTGTCATCTTCACCGATCCGGTCTACAACTACACCCGTGAATTCCCATATCTATGGGAAGAGATCGTTCTGCCCATCGCC is part of the Rhodococcus sp. SBT000017 genome and harbors:
- a CDS encoding mechanosensitive ion channel family protein, producing MYTAQSVELFGVTLVGVSITTGVKLVVTAVFVTIVLALRRLVLALTRRSLGGEVGDSRRFWARQGLQVIVAVVLVLGLVSIWVTPNTDITTGVGLISAGLAFALQQVITSLAAYFVILRGDTFGIGDRITLGGVRGDVVRLGFLKTTIMEMGQPPAVSDSDPAIWVNSRQYTGRLVTVTNGVIFTDPVYNYTREFPYLWEEIVLPIAYTDDRQLVEQILLRAARDHAVVDDPSANGAFESMRRRYALAPTSLNPSVYWRITDNWVELSLRFLVPHRGVRAIKDLMTRDILAGLDEAGIGIASATNAIVGIPDLKIVDARRHPDAHQ
- a CDS encoding endonuclease domain-containing protein, coding for MTSTDDDGGWWSSLPLDRVVRLHGATERELAESVNPLPSDSPSIVFFAVDPTTASRAVDLVDAVVAELENAAVDSIPLLLTELDHHEGSSTLDRRAARVAAVRLAGDTAHFGPYVGSLADAAVAGRLPRRTAFTVETRAAGSARVLASAQHRSTAALVLVVPAGMDAGVVAAAAEWLCAHAEAAVWVTGDGASNMDRFPSVSVRAPEVPDGVSTVLDRFRPLSYPPIAGHPHPASEPEKRLCRALDAHDWATGREHNRSIRLGELSRPFTVDVLWRTEKVVVEIDGNEHRAVDRFAEDRVRDNQLQTHGYMVLRFTNAQVIDDPQRAVATIREAVSRRRSKGDPR
- the rplX gene encoding 50S ribosomal protein L24 — encoded protein: MKVHKGDTVLVIAGKDKGAKGKVIQAYPADSKVLVEGVNRIKKHTAVSANQRGASSGGIVTQEAPIHVSNVAVVDSDGNPTRVGYRTDEETGKRVRVSRKNGKDI
- a CDS encoding type Z 30S ribosomal protein S14, translated to MAKKALVNKANKKPKFAVRAYTRCNRCGRPHSVFRKFGLCRICVREMAHAGELPGVRKSSW
- a CDS encoding ATP-binding protein, producing MTDNEQIRALESVRLSWAPTPDDVWRSQSNVHVPGMHERVFLEVMNAYDDADASDDASPLGVVVRGPAGSGKTHLLGQVREEVQLKGGYFFLIRLLDAAGFWRSTLMGMLDDLMRPSGRGSDSQLGLLLRRLCEIGEIPEDQRAKIMGENMIDSDTLNDFVTAVYKVHPRHRRTSQHTLRALVLSIAPDSAVQDLGDAYLQSIDDVDPDEFSAWGIRRAELGHQGIAENISRLLAITGPTILAIDQIDTLVAQSRTGSDQEFADAQEDKVVEQLAHGLMSLRETLPRTASVLSALSSAWELIAARGVAPMRDRFRVTQSLKPIPSSDIGRLLLGRRLAACFLEAGFIPPHPTWPVAPDAFEQAPDFTPRQLLIAVDRHIRHCLDTGVASELESFTDRSGPTDAPDLPTARVNELDALDDRYKRLCEQVDVSVPLAPDSEDSIVPALLSAGLTAWIHEHQSSDDSLAQDPPPSGKPALHARLRHTVDTDTDDEEHWCFRAVTSGNARAALARVERAVTTAGLRIDMPRRRLILIRNDPWPNGAKTEQTIAALRRAGGIVVPLGDEDRRSLAALSILLAENSPALTSWLLARKPAHDVELFGAVLPAVSVVDDDTALIEPETPSVAAQPAVSRRPSIVVGAELSTGADVAIPLEALRKHTAIFAGSGSGKTVLIRRLVEECALQGVSAIVLDVNNDLARLGTAWPEDERTWPPGDEAKAAAYLRDTDVVVWTPRKSAGRPLSFQPLPDFASVVGDADEFEASVESALASLEPAAGVLGTSQKAKHGRAVLKSALDQFGRRSRGGDLSDFIDLLEEFPEDASEMRDAVRIAAGLAENLKAAAANDPMFAGAGTPVDPAVLLTPAEGKKARVSVINLAGLTTDEQKQSFVNQLQMGLFAWIKKNPAGDRPLGGLFVMDEAQNFAPSDRSTAATHSTLALASQARKYGLGLVFATQSPKGLHNRIAGNASTQFYGLLNSPSQVEAAKEMARVKGGSVPDVGRLPAGQFYAAVEGAEFRRTATPLCLSYHPKSPPTEEEVIALAQL
- a CDS encoding DUF6885 family protein: MLRQFPGVGAIVSALDSALPQPDQLCGPFSASIALTAVVGDTPDVTALAIASGSAIWPGEIDSARPPGTPRLTDGWDSLPRAASIDTAGTTAAGLATGIETATEGRVAVVPIMGPGAEGLRLLLARLADVQFRFGLLANVHTAELTEFDWSVGHFVTILGMDTVEDVVGIADTYRELGVSGMPPGCRTVPIDALASSMSERGLLLFVDNDGRRAALDLTRSLDLRNDVWSV
- the rplN gene encoding 50S ribosomal protein L14 — translated: MIQQESRVRVADNTGAKEILCIRVLGGSSRRYAGIGDIIVATVKDAIPGGNIKKGEVVKAVIVRTIKERRRPDGSYIRFDENAAVLIKPDNDPRGTRIFGPVGRELREKKFMKIVSLAPEVL
- the rplE gene encoding 50S ribosomal protein L5, whose amino-acid sequence is MTTTENIAGEQPRLKARYRAEIKDALNTEFAYENVMQIPGIVKVVVNMGVGDAARDAKLINGAVADLAAITGQKPEIRKARKSIAQFKLREGMPIGARVTLRGDRMWEFLDRLVSIALPRIRDFRGLSGTQFDGNGNYTFGLNEQSMFHEIDVDKIDRPRGMDITVVTTATNNEEGRALLKHLGFPFKEN